In Halorussus limi, a genomic segment contains:
- a CDS encoding AEC family transporter, producing MSLVSALGTAILPVLSVAAVGFLLGKARDIDVDPLGTVTIYVLTPALIFHSLATSDISGELAAKLIFGVALFTVAMVLLAEIVGRLLGESEPVLGALVLSSSFPNAGNYGIPLSAFAFGAVGRSTAVLYIAGQSLLMYTVGVYLASRGEETDLRSAAAEVFRLPLVYAVAAAWLARWLGVVPAGDTAAMETLRLVGDASIPVMLLMLGIQLANTKHGAAISRVGVSNGLKLFVAPLVGVGVALLLGLGANPAVARVFVLECGMPAAVTPLILSIEYDSGGEGGLTGPEYVSTAIFASTIASVVTLTGLIALLQSGMLI from the coding sequence GTGTCACTCGTCTCTGCGCTCGGGACGGCTATCCTTCCGGTCCTGTCGGTCGCTGCGGTCGGCTTCCTGCTCGGGAAGGCCCGTGACATCGACGTGGACCCGCTGGGGACCGTCACCATCTACGTTCTGACGCCCGCGCTCATCTTCCACAGCCTCGCCACCTCCGACATCTCGGGCGAACTGGCCGCGAAACTCATCTTCGGAGTCGCGCTGTTCACCGTGGCGATGGTCCTCCTCGCGGAGATCGTCGGCCGCCTGCTCGGCGAGTCCGAACCCGTGCTGGGCGCGCTCGTCCTCTCGTCGTCGTTCCCCAACGCGGGCAACTACGGCATCCCGCTGTCGGCGTTCGCGTTCGGCGCGGTCGGGCGCTCGACCGCGGTCCTCTACATCGCGGGCCAGTCGCTGCTGATGTACACCGTCGGCGTCTATCTGGCCTCGCGCGGCGAGGAAACCGACCTCCGCTCGGCCGCGGCCGAAGTGTTTCGCCTGCCGCTGGTCTACGCCGTCGCCGCGGCGTGGCTCGCGCGATGGCTCGGCGTCGTGCCCGCCGGCGACACCGCGGCGATGGAGACCCTGCGACTCGTCGGCGACGCCTCCATCCCGGTGATGCTGCTGATGCTCGGCATCCAGTTGGCGAACACGAAGCACGGCGCGGCCATCTCGCGCGTCGGCGTCTCGAACGGGTTGAAGCTCTTCGTCGCGCCGCTGGTCGGTGTCGGAGTCGCCCTCCTGCTCGGTCTCGGGGCGAACCCGGCGGTCGCACGGGTGTTCGTGCTGGAGTGCGGGATGCCCGCCGCAGTCACGCCGCTAATTCTGTCCATCGAATACGACTCGGGCGGCGAAGGCGGACTGACCGGCCCCGAGTACGTGAGTACCGCGATTTTCGCGAGTACGATAGCCAGCGT
- a CDS encoding acyltransferase, with protein sequence MTKRHVTLPDEMEDSLEEFVAEVDQRLSNAGPDGSERTCEVVEEVLVDLHGDRDAYDRWQNGETVSPAETVRLQSYDPCNATLESEYYAEKDEEKFKRSKHLQWLWRQFDATPMADNVEFALRFRAMLADHLFAECGDNCRFFKGITFTYGHNITMGDNVVVHDDVHLDDRGELTVGDRVSISDSAHVYTHDHDVVDQTEVKNYRTVIADDARVTYDSMIRAGVRVGENAIVGAKSVVQRDVPDHHIAVGQPAKSVKIKPGWEDAAEPVDSDAETDKEGRRIEYEIPDELEVFDEFQRDLTPPGEE encoded by the coding sequence ATGACTAAACGCCACGTGACCCTCCCCGACGAGATGGAGGACTCGCTCGAAGAATTCGTCGCGGAGGTAGACCAGCGACTCTCGAACGCCGGACCGGATGGGTCCGAGCGGACGTGCGAGGTGGTCGAGGAGGTGCTGGTGGACCTCCACGGCGACCGGGACGCCTACGACCGATGGCAGAACGGCGAAACCGTCTCGCCGGCCGAAACGGTGCGCCTCCAGAGCTACGACCCGTGTAACGCGACGCTCGAAAGCGAGTACTACGCCGAGAAAGACGAGGAGAAGTTCAAGCGGTCCAAGCACCTCCAGTGGCTCTGGCGGCAGTTCGACGCCACGCCGATGGCCGACAACGTGGAGTTCGCGCTCCGGTTCCGCGCGATGCTCGCCGACCACCTCTTCGCCGAGTGCGGCGACAACTGTCGGTTCTTCAAAGGCATCACGTTCACCTACGGCCACAACATCACGATGGGGGACAACGTCGTCGTCCACGACGACGTGCATCTGGACGACCGCGGCGAGTTGACCGTCGGCGACCGCGTCTCCATCTCCGACTCGGCCCACGTCTACACCCACGACCACGACGTGGTGGACCAGACCGAGGTGAAGAACTACCGGACCGTCATCGCCGACGACGCGCGGGTCACCTACGACTCGATGATCCGGGCGGGGGTCCGCGTCGGCGAGAACGCCATCGTCGGCGCGAAGTCGGTCGTCCAGCGCGACGTACCTGACCACCACATCGCGGTGGGCCAACCCGCCAAGAGCGTGAAAATCAAGCCCGGATGGGAGGACGCGGCCGAACCGGTGGACTCGGACGCGGAGACCGACAAGGAGGGCCGCCGCATCGAGTACGAGATTCCCGACGAGTTGGAGGTCTTCGACGAGTTCCAGCGCGACCTCACCCCGCCGGGCGAGGAGTGA